From the genome of Prunus persica cultivar Lovell chromosome G8, Prunus_persica_NCBIv2, whole genome shotgun sequence:
atttccagATGTTACACTAATCTCTTACTGAACGTATATAAACACTCATCACCCGCCTATAAAAGCTATAATAAGAAAGAATAGGCCatatcaaatcaaaccaaaccatgAGCACCATGTCGGGCAACGCGGTTTTCTTACTTGTAACGACGCTGTTAGCCATGGCTGCTCAATGCAACGCTAACTTTCCTTATTATTTTGGTGACTTCAAAGTAAGCATTCGAAACGGATTTAGCGGGAACATCAAGTTGGAGGTGAATTGCACATCATTTGACGATGATTTGGGCAGGCATTGGCTCCGAAAGGGAGAGACTTACAGCTTTACTTTCCACACAGACATTTTGGGCACAACAACATGGGATTGCCGTTTAGCAACACAAGATGCTCCTCTTGGCACCTCCCAATTGTTCAAGTGTGACTATGATTTTCTCAAAAAGTGCGATTTCAGAGAGTGCAAATGGGATGTCAGGGACGACACGGAATATTTGCTAGACATTCCCCAAAACAAATATGTACGCTGGGCTCATACTTAGTTTAGATGCTTTTCAAGATATCAAATTCAATAGCTAGCCCCCTGTGCCAATTACAAGTACAAGAAGATTTCGTTTGAACCATCCCTATAATATGAgatttatatttatgtttatcaCGCACCCTATGTCCTTATTGAATGACTTGTGATGTTaaagaaattttgttttgttttttaaaggAATCAAGACGTAATACTTGACAACAATTACATTATTCTGTCTCTCCATGAATATCAGAAAACTTGGACTATGACGATGATTGTGTTGATATTGCAATATTCATTGATACTTTAGTATTACTCATCAACTATTAGTTTCTCATTATAACTTCTCAATACTCATCAACTcttattttctgattatacAAACACGCATCTCCATCAGATTTATTTTTAGCCTTATTATTTCTTAATATTGTGCATGCAATCGATTTCACAAGGTCTTTCTTATGAATTAACATCTCATTAAATCTCAAGTCAAATGTGCTTTTGGATTGTCATATTTTCATGTTGTGCGTGCCAAAACATAAATACTAACATTTCCCACGCCATCATATTAGTTAAAATTCCAAGTATATAATGAATGAAAAGAGCtaaaaaaatgggaaaaagaagggaaagcTTTATTGAATACTAGAAATTGAAAGGGAAGACGTAATACCCGACTTTAATTACATTATTCGTATCTCCACGCATATCAGAAAACTTGGACTATGACAATGATTGTGTTGATATTGCAATATTCATTCATATTTTATCCACACTCATCAACTCTATTAGTTTCTGATAATAACTTATCAACACTAATCAACTCTTATTTTCTTATGATATAAACACGCTTATCCATTAGATTTATTTTTAGCGTTATTATTTCCCAATACTGTGCATGCAATCAATTTCCCAAGACCTTTCTTATGAATTAATATATCTTATTAAATCTCAAATCAAATGTGCTTTTGGATCGTCATAATTTTCATGTTGTGCATGTCAAAACATAAATACCAACCTTCCCACGCCATCATATATTAGTTAAAATTCCAACTACATAATGAACGAAAACTTGGagcaaaagggaaagaaaaatagccACGACAATGAGCCCGATCACCAAAACCCACCTACTTGTTCTTGCTTTTGCAATAGCAATAAGCCCCATCTGGTGCTCTCCTTCATCTAATAGCGAAGTGTTTCCAGAATTCACAAACTGGCATGTCTACGTCGTCAATGGGTTGAACGACAACCAGACTATGTCGGTCCACTGTAAATCCAAAGACAATGATTTGGGCATTCAAAATCTGCCGCAAGGGGCAAATACGACATGGagtttcagaacaaacttcgtccACTCAACTCTTTTTTGGTGCTACATAAGCAAGGCCAAGGCCCATGCTGCCCTAAAAGTCTTTTGGCAAGACATCTATCTCTTTCAGAAATGCAATTGGAAGAACTGTATTTATACAGCAAAAGATGATGGGGTTTACATAAAAGATTTTCCAAACGATTGTGATGTGTTTGCCAAGAAATGGGAAGATGGATGGCGATGATAATAATCAAGATTTCAATATACAGTCCAATTTATTCagaattttaatgtttattaaTAATTGAGGTTGTATAtgcatcttctttaaaatataattttcgttgttttttttaataaaaaaatctttgtTAATTATTCTTTCGTGCTTATCCtcttttgttgtatttaatttgtatCCAAAAAGCAATAAGGACCACATCATCGATACAATACAatgaattgaattttattcaattaaaTAAGATGCTaccaaatataattttgaaacttttttgagATAAAAACGATAACATGCATTTATAGACATAAACGTTCTCAGTGAATCAATACAAATACAGATAACCACACAAGGTTATTACAAATACGAAGGACTCCACCGACAACATTAGGTGCACAAGTGTACCTCCACGCATAGTCATAAATTGATCGTCTTTAAGCTTCAAagtatttcataattttagaaaataggaaaaaaaaaaaaaaacggatGGCAAAAAAACCTTATGGATAGGAAAGAGAGGCAGATAATTCCTTAGTTAATTCAATGAATCTACAGTCGAACGTCATTAATATGCTTCCGTTTATGAAAATATGCAAACTTGGAAAAGAGTTATATGGATATAATCCAAAGTTCCATAACCAGATCAATTTGGCAAtataaaacaagaagaaaatgaccTTAACGTTACATACAGAACACAAAACAATGAGAGCTTTCAAAGGATATGTGGTTTTCTTCGTCTGTGTAGCAATATTAGCCCTCAGTGCCCCATGTCTTGGAAGCCCTGGAATTCGTTATAATAAATGGCATGTGCACGTGGTTAACAACTTGGGCGCCGGAAAAACATTGTTTGCGCATTGTAAATCCAAAGACGACGATCTAGGCGAGCGAAACCTTGCACCGGGGACTGAGTTCAATTGGAGTTTCAAAGAGAATTTCTTTGGAACGACGTTGTATTGGTGCTACATGAGCACGGACCAGAAGCATGCAGCATTGGATGTGTTTTGGGTGGAGGGTGACCATAGTTGGCTTCAGTATAGATGCAATTGGAAAGATTGCATTTGGATTGCGAAAGATGATGGGATTTACATAAAGATTATTCCTGAAAATCGTGATGAGTTTTCTCATAAATGGGAGGTGTAGGTGACGCTTGATGATCATGGCAACAACTATCTGATTGTAAAAGGAATTAGGGTGTCCAGTTTCCAGTATTGATGCAATAAAGAATACAGCCCAGAAAATTATGTGAAAGTGTTACATGTATTCTGGTAGCATTTTCCTGAGTTTCGGTGACAATTTTCCTCATTTTCCCTATTAAACACATTTTTAATAACCAGATAATTCTCATACACGAAACATTAGAGACTTTGGTtgataagaaagaaatagtCACGAATTTTCTGAGCATTAGCAAAAATAGTCAAGATGGCTCTCGGGATTTCCTtccaaacaaaatttatttccATCCATAATGCTATTAATTCGCCAAGGTATATAAGCATTTTAGAGTGCCCGTTTTATTTCCCCAGACATGTACATGTACCGTACCTCCCACtcaccattattcctaaaatcgTAATATTTAATCACTTATATTTTCACAACCAAAAGAAAGTTCAGTTCTATATATGTTCAGACTTTTATATagacattttaaaaaacacttCTATGAAAATTAACACAGCAAAATCTTCAATTTATCTCCAAGTGTTCCTATTTTATACAAAGTTTATTTCTTTCATatggtcttttttttaaactaaatttattttcatgtaGTCTAAAATGCACCCAGACATGAATTTCTCGTTTTATGATTAATTTCTTGAAAACTTCTTTAAATCACCCTTCTAGTGCTTTCCCTTAAATCAAGAATAGTTTATGATATATTTGCACTAAAAAttctcaatttaaaaaataataataataatttctttctcttcctcttttgtttAACATTGGGATTTATGAAcatttttgtatttcttttgagtttgaatAGTGTAGATGATGAGATTAATCTTCAACCATTTGAACATTTGAATTCATAAGAACTATGATTATAATGAATGTATATATtatcaataaatatgaaaTGATAGTATGAAGTGGGCCAAAACGAGTAGTTAATGTAGTATTAACTAATTAACTGGTTAGCGCTTGAGCCCGAATAAAATGAGAACcttctaactattttttaaaattttgtgaagGGCCCCCTCTAATGTGAAATCATAACTCTACCACTAAAAGTGGGTGTGCCTATCTTAAACAAAGGTTCATCCATTGCTATCTAAGACCAAAGGATTTATGGATATCCATCAACAAAGCATTCCCTAAATCCTTTTTTTATGCAAACATTTTTCATAGACGAAGCTACTTGCATGTGAGCTCAGCACGAAGAGTTGTATAGCGGGGTTGGTGTTCATAGTGATCTGGatttgaaggagaagaagacgaAGGTTCATGCTTCCCTGAGTCCTTGGAAGTCATTTTataaaaagataattttatcttaaaatttttaaagataaaataaataagaaaatataagaCAATGATGAAAATAACAACGTTCGCATTTTATCACTACCTAGCCATCTTACATTTGattttagattaatttattcCTTTATTTGCATTTACAGccatatatttaatttcactaaaaaatgaaatttgagtTAATAGAAGAGTGAGAAAAGTGGTCGCCAAATTTGAAGAATGAAAAATGGAGTGCAACAAAAAGTTTATGGGAGTTGCCAATGTAACTCCTCGTTTTCTCTACATGCATGTGTGACAACTCACAAAAGAGGCAGATAAGTTGCAAACGactcactagtgtagtggtttggagtaattATTCTCCAAATAAAATTCTGAGTTCGAGTCTTAACATCCATAtcgtgtgtgtgagtttagaaAAGatctttaaaaaatcaaaaaataaaaagaaagaggcaGATAACTcctcaaataattaaatgaataGTACAAACTTCCATTAATGATTAATAAATACCCAAGTTTGGCTACctatatataaaccaacaaGAAAACTGAGTTTGCAGCTCAAAACCAGAGATAAAACAATGACTATATTTCCTTTCAGTTTCAAACCCAATTACGtggttttctttgtgtttgCTGCAATATTTTTAGCAGCCTTGGCTCTCCCATATCATGCAAACTCAGCTAATCAGACCAACTTGGGTTATCCGATAAATAAATGGGTTGTTCATGTCGTTAATCAAATGGGGGCTTCAAAAACGTTGGTAGCTCATTGTAAATCCAAGGACGACGATCTGGGAATCCGTGACGTTCTGCCCGGGAATGAGTTCAACTGGGGTTTCAAAGAGAACTTCGGTGGAACAACGCTTTTCTGGTGCAACATCCACAACAACCATCAACACGCTAATTTTCAGGTGTTTTGGCATGAGGATGAGTCTAAGAGCAGTTGGCTTCACTACAGATGCAACTGGAAAGAGTGCTTTTGGGTTGCTAAAGATGATGGGATTTACATCAGAAACACTCCTGAAGGCCGTGACGAGCTTCAGCATCAATGGGAACCAGGgtggtaattaattaattaattaagatgaTGATCCAAGGAGTTGCACTTCCTATATGTAGTTATGATCCAAGGAGTTGTAAAGGAAGATGTCAAATCACTACCCATATGCAATAAAGAATTTGAGACCAATAAATTATGTGAAATTGGTTTGCAATTTTAACAAGCTCACGCTGACCCAATTCGAAtctaaattgaaatttggacGAGTTTAAATTGGTTATATATTGGAAAATAAACTAAAGTTGGGCATATGGTTTGATAATTACTTAAAGTGATGGGATTTTTATAGAGCCTTTTTCACTTTGAGGGGGGAAGAAGTCACTGTTCTTCCCTCCTCTcccttcttctcttcctctctccctcctttcacctcttccccattttcagagacaaatgatttttcctatttgtcttagttttgttatgattttcatccaaccattATAGGCAGCTGCGGCTCAGCGTCGGATCTTCACATGCATTTCGGCAtcggatctccaccaccatcttttttgcaatttttttatatttggaataagttgcaaagactctttgggttctctgtgtagttttcacctctccttttgtgagagttttccatctctcctttgtgagagttttccatctctcctttgtgagagtttttcatctctcctttgtgagagttttgtttgtattgttatggcttggttttttcaagctttatctattttttattattctaagtttgcaatcttagttgggatgcctatgccaAAGTTTCTTCTATCTTGCCTGATCGTTAGTGAAGACATacatgattttcttaattttgatattagaccgctccgttattgtaatagcccttttgtggctagtttgtattagCCCTTTGTAGCTAGTGGTTTTTTtgactgaattatgaatgcaatcatagaatttctcaacaaaaaaaaaaaaaaacttatacctcagtttcaatttgtcaatttaaagaaaaatttaagagaaatgtcaccttAATTTGTCAAAACCCATGATTTGTCATATGACTTTaacaccatccaattttccatccattttaagggtattttagttttttccattttcaagggaaaaaagagagaaaaacctTTTCTCCTCCACCCCAACCCCCGCCCCAAAAAACACATCACTaggaaaattaccaaaaagaaaaaagaagaagaaaaaggtggacttggtctaagttggcTGAGGGAATTTGTGTGTGAAGGGTAGGTGTTCCATggtagagagagaatgaggaaGGGGTGGGGAATGGAGGAAGGGACTGTGAAGAGGGAAGGGAGGATGAATTTCAAGGTGGGTGAGGTTGGTCGGAGCCGCAAGTGGAGCACTTGGGATGGAGGAagatgagattttttttttaaat
Proteins encoded in this window:
- the LOC18767933 gene encoding uncharacterized protein LOC18767933, with translation MSGNAVFLLVTTLLAMAAQCNANFPYYFGDFKVSIRNGFSGNIKLEVNCTSFDDDLGRHWLRKGETYSFTFHTDILGTTTWDCRLATQDAPLGTSQLFKCDYDFLKKCDFRECKWDVRDDTEYLLDIPQNKYVRWAHT
- the LOC18766895 gene encoding uncharacterized protein LOC18766895, yielding MSPITKTHLLVLAFAIAISPIWCSPSSNSEVFPEFTNWHVYVVNGLNDNQTMSVHCKSKDNDLGIQNLPQGANTTWSFRTNFVHSTLFWCYISKAKAHAALKVFWQDIYLFQKCNWKNCIYTAKDDGVYIKDFPNDCDVFAKKWEDGWR
- the LOC18766253 gene encoding uncharacterized protein LOC18766253, with protein sequence MRAFKGYVVFFVCVAILALSAPCLGSPGIRYNKWHVHVVNNLGAGKTLFAHCKSKDDDLGERNLAPGTEFNWSFKENFFGTTLYWCYMSTDQKHAALDVFWVEGDHSWLQYRCNWKDCIWIAKDDGIYIKIIPENRDEFSHKWEV
- the LOC18768730 gene encoding uncharacterized protein LOC18768730, with protein sequence MTIFPFSFKPNYVVFFVFAAIFLAALALPYHANSANQTNLGYPINKWVVHVVNQMGASKTLVAHCKSKDDDLGIRDVLPGNEFNWGFKENFGGTTLFWCNIHNNHQHANFQVFWHEDESKSSWLHYRCNWKECFWVAKDDGIYIRNTPEGRDELQHQWEPGW